From Clostridia bacterium, a single genomic window includes:
- a CDS encoding effector binding domain-containing protein, whose protein sequence is MDLQTISMVSKSFNISTRTIRYYEQIGLIQSVKMDGYAYRSYDENSLNRLKQIIILRKLRIPLRDIQLILQREEFADAIRIFLDKIRELSDEITALSTIKSILEEFVSRLKENTEVNIKHRLLADESLLKIIDALTVTKINFKEEKTMDDLKKASDKLSKLTDVRIVYIPPATVASIQRIGGTPEYDTAYELKKFMDKTELHKIKPDLRQYGFNHPDGSNPDGSDHGYERWVTIPDNMEVHEPFIKKKFAGGLYAAHMIQMGNFEEWGWLCEWAKNNEEYEPDWGNSECMGGLLEEHLNYINKFHLSNEELDKCMQLDLLIPVKPKLK, encoded by the coding sequence ATGGACTTACAGACAATAAGCATGGTATCGAAAAGCTTTAATATATCTACCAGAACCATAAGATATTATGAGCAGATCGGATTAATTCAAAGTGTAAAAATGGACGGGTATGCATATCGTTCGTACGATGAAAATTCTCTTAACAGGCTGAAACAGATTATTATTTTAAGAAAACTCAGAATTCCGTTACGGGATATTCAACTAATTCTGCAAAGGGAAGAATTTGCGGATGCGATAAGAATTTTTCTGGATAAGATAAGAGAGCTATCTGATGAAATAACTGCTTTATCCACGATAAAATCTATTTTAGAAGAGTTTGTATCGCGCCTGAAAGAGAACACTGAAGTAAATATAAAGCACAGATTATTGGCTGATGAGTCCTTACTTAAAATCATTGATGCATTAACTGTAACAAAAATTAATTTTAAGGAGGAAAAAACAATGGATGATTTAAAGAAAGCAAGCGACAAGCTGTCAAAGTTAACTGATGTAAGGATAGTATATATTCCGCCCGCAACTGTGGCATCTATTCAGCGCATAGGTGGTACACCTGAATACGATACGGCATATGAACTTAAGAAATTCATGGATAAGACAGAACTTCATAAAATAAAACCTGACTTGCGTCAATACGGTTTTAACCATCCGGATGGAAGCAACCCAGACGGGAGCGATCATGGTTATGAGAGATGGGTCACAATTCCCGACAATATGGAAGTACATGAGCCATTTATAAAAAAGAAATTTGCTGGGGGTTTATATGCTGCTCATATGATACAGATGGGGAATTTTGAAGAATGGGGATGGCTTTGTGAATGGGCAAAAAACAATGAGGAATATGAACCTGATTGGGGTAACTCCGAGTGTATGGGCGGTCTTTTGGAAGAGCATCTGAACTACATTAATAAATTTCACTTAAGCAACGAGGAACTTGATAAATGCATGCAATTAGATCTGTTAATTCCTGTAAAACCAAAATTAAAATAG